CGCATTCTTACCGTATCTATTTACAAGAGCTTTAAGTTACAACGAGTCTATGAATAAACCAGGACAACAAATGTCAGTAGCATATGTAAGGAGCTGTGCTACAAAGACATATAAGCGAAGGTGAAGGTCGTGCTTGCTGGTGGGTTCGGCCAGGTCAGAGGAGCAAATCGAGGGACATTGGTCACTATAAAAGCCGGGGAGAGACAGTCTCAGGCACCAGACATCCACAGCACACTCACCATGAAGGTCGTAAGTGTTGGAGTCCTCTGCATTGTTTTCTGAagcaaaaaagtatgaaaataagagCTGAGATCGAATATTTCAATGAACGCTCTGAATAAGATTGTACACAcaactgtacacacacatgtacacacacatgtacagacacttgtacatacatgtgtgtatgaatacGACAGTCTGTAAATTAAGTGTGTTGTTTAATCCACAGTCAGCAGTCTTGCAATGTAGCCTCATACCGAATAGTTTGACTATAACATCTGCCATAAGCTGCCCGTGCGACCACAGGTTATACAAGTTGAACTTTAGACAGATAACTAACCTATCAGAGTGCGACCTTTCTGAACGTGTGCGCATGCTAAAGGACAGGCGTCATCCAAATTTTGTCTGGGAAACTGTTCCTTGAAAGGTGCCCTTTGTAGACTTACTTTTAATCAAAGATACAAACGCTGCCGTTGTGTATTTTCCAGGTGATCCTCGCCGCTTTGATCGCTGTGGCTTTTGCCGCCCCAAAGCCTGAATATGACCATGACACTCATGAGGTGGCCATCGTGAGGGACGATCGTGTTCATGAGGAGGACGGCACATACAGTGTTGACGTGGAATCTGAGGATGGTATCTCCTTGTCTGAGTCCGGCTCTCCTGCTGGGCCGGAAGGATCCATCGTATCGGCTGGAGAATTCTCGTGAGTAATAACCTTTCAGTCAGTTTATAAATGATCCACAAGCAATATGAATCTAAAACATgtgtaataaaaaagaaaaagaattggtTTCGTAAGTGAGACTAAGTAGTTTAGACTTGATAAACATGGAAACTTTTTTTCAGTTACACTGCTCCTGACGGCACTCCCGTCCATGTAACCTGGGTCGCCAACGAGGACGGTTTCCAGCCTCAGTCTGACCTCCTGCCAGTGGCTCCCGAGTTCCCCCACGAAATCCCTCAGTTCGTGCTGGACCAGATCGAGTTCGCTGCTGCAGAGGACGCCGCCCGCGCCCGTGGCGATGATTCTTTTGAGCGATCCTATGGTGCTCTCTAATCACTTGCCTTTCCAACACGCGTTGCTCTCTTGTAATCTCCCTCTATTTATTGCACTTATACTGAAATTagaaaatttattaagaaagatttTGTCTTTACTTACCTTTCGACAAATATATCTCCTCGTCTGTTCGGATATTCTGGCCCCATTATGCCATATCATTATCATGGACAGTGTGTGACATTTGTGAGATATTTCATGGAGTTGTAGTACTTATTTTCAAGAGTGCGGCAGGTACTGATGTCCAACTTTAATGGGTACACATGtggggaagaggaaagaagaggtgTTCAGAAGTTGATAGATTTCATCACTAGTATCAATTAAAGCTAATGTTAAAGTGTGTAGTGTTTAGCTTCATGTCCGATGATTGTAGAATACAATTGATAAGAAAACTTCCTCTAATGTAAGATGACGGAGGGATGGAAGTGCAAGAAACGTCTGAAAACAGGAATAAGGATGATACAGCTCAAGAGACAAATCATTCCTACATTCCTTTTGACAGTCAAAGAAAATTAATGACATGCAAATGCTTGTCTTACTGTGAATTTAATATATgaccacacatcatcaatatTAACATAACAGTACGTTTCGTTCATAAAATGCGGCTTCCAACCAATTTTCTTTAACTAGGGAAATGATATGTGGATGTTATCTcctgtacatatgcatacattttgGCACTTCCTTGTCTACATTATCTCATAATCTATGAAAAGCTTTTTCTCACTGGTTTCAAGTTAATTTTCTACATTTTCAGTATACCTCACGACAGGAGCAAGAAACGGGAAATTACATGAACAAATTAGGTTCTGAATCTGCATCAgccttagtcacacacacacacacacacatctgattgAAATGAAGGACTAACCCTTCCATAAAAAACCAGCTATCCATATCTGCAAGAATATTAATGtgaatatatattcacacacacacacacacacacacacacacacacacacacacacacacacacacacacaaacacacacacacacacacacacacacacatatatgtatatatatatacattcatatacttatACTTTAGGATTAGTATAACAACACTGTCTACAAGGTAAGTATTGATACCACGTAATATCTTCGCTGTATCAGTTTTCTCAACCATAGATGTGAGGGCACAAAACTGACAGGTAAAAAGATTAATTTTATGGAGTCAATAGACCTTCACAGCCAAGCGACAGATAAGTGTGTCAAGATTAATGATCATATAATCGGGTTACTTTTTTCTGTGTCAACGTAACATTTAACAGCCGGGCACGACGCTTGATATCTACGCGTGAAAGATAAAGCCTTGCTTATGATAAAGGCTGGGGCTTATTTTGTGTCGAGAATAGAGGAGAAATGATGAATTTACAGGAAAAATTAAATTCTTCAAAGTTGTTTAGGGGGATGCACTCAAAGGGTAAAGTGGAGGCAAATTAAGTAAATGAAAGATGTTTAAACGGTACCCAGTCGTCGGAAGGACTGCAGAATCACTTATGACGGTCATTTGGATGTGAAATGATAAAACCCTGGAGGAAACGTCCATTTTCTTGAAGAGTTAAGTGAATGGCTCGGCTTTTTTGGCTTTTCAAAAACCTTCCTCGGTACATGAACTCTTGGCAGACGACTACTGCGGTAGTCGAGGGATCATGAACGCCTCTCATCAGAGGCTGAAGCTTCACAAGGTGAAAAGAACCGAACGTTTTCTGGTCATTGTTTGCCATAATGACACGCACATCTGACAAGGCTTGATGGAGGGTTCAGTGGGGGTAAGACCTGGATGTCCCGCGGAGCATCTATCCAACTAGTCGGTAGTAAGACCTTCCGCTGGTCAGCTGTAGAAACAGTGGATGATTATGTGGGTGTGTCCAGAGCCATATACCTCATCGTATTTCACCAGAGAACCTTCATAGAGGTCGGACGGAGGAAGTTCTGCCGACGCTCACGTGCGGAGCTACATGCCTGTGGCTTTTGGTCCAACCGACAGAACTAACCggaacaaaaaataaaagaatggaaGACTTCGATATACCTTACGGACTAGACAACACCATCATAATGATGAAGCGAAGACATGCTTTCGTGTCATATATGGTAATAGATTGAccttttaattttctttccagGAGAGAAGAGTTCGGCAGATTTAGCTACCGTTCCAGATGGTGCAAGTTATGTAGGAAGGAGGTCAAGGGCACATACATGGACACAGCAGCTCTGTAAGTCCTACGATGGATGTTGGGCGTTATTACCTCTCTACCACAGCCAAGGAGGAGGCCTTAAGGTACTTATAACGCGGAGGTGGAGGTTGGCAGAGACATCCTTCTGTCTCACTTCGATTTGAAGATAATCCTGATGGATGCTGCAGTGAAGAATGGGCAATGCTTTGAGTATGTGTGGATTCATAAAATATCTTACAGACATCACTAGAGTCAAGGGTGAATAGTACCTGTCCCACGATTGTGGAGCCAtaggttcactttccttctacaCAAATGCACAACTCATGACAGCAATCTTAACACTGTGAAATTCTTCGCTGATAAAGATACCTTCCAGCCTCAGTTTGACCTCCTGCCAATAGCTCCACGAGTTCTCTAAACCAATACTGGTCTAGATGGCCTTCAGTGCTGAGGAGGACGCTGCCCACGCAAACTCCGGCACTGATTCCTTAAAAGAGGTCGGGGCCGCTTGGTGTCAGTTCCAAATACCTCACGTTTTTCGGCCACTCTGTCTCTTATGGCATGCTGAAGCTACAAAGTTTATCAGTTACTAATGTAAATATGTTGGATGAGTTGAATTTCACTGGAAGAACAAATGCAATTGATTTTCTTATCCTCGTTTCAATCTTCCTGGCGTATTCATCTGCACGACATAAGAATGCCAACATAAAGTTAACCTTTAAATAGAATACTCGAAAGACAGAGAGAAGTCACTTTTAGAGAGGAATATGAATAACCTAGTAAACATATATcagcaaatgtaaaaaaaaaacaattatgtgACTGTTCTCATGTTCAGGAAATGATTTTACTGCGTAAGCAGGTTTTGTGTCTCAATTCTGAAGACTGTTACAGATATTTCAGGAGACTGTTACAGATATTTCAGGTCAGGAGaacattacagaggtatcaggTCAGGAGACCACATC
This genomic window from Panulirus ornatus isolate Po-2019 chromosome 69, ASM3632096v1, whole genome shotgun sequence contains:
- the LOC139747577 gene encoding cuticle protein AMP1A-like, whose amino-acid sequence is MKVVILAALIAVAFAAPKPEYDHDTHEVAIVRDDRVHEEDGTYSVDVESEDGISLSESGSPAGPEGSIVSAGEFSYTAPDGTPVHVTWVANEDGFQPQSDLLPVAPEFPHEIPQFVLDQIEFAAAEDAARARGDDSFERSYGAL